One genomic window of Notamacropus eugenii isolate mMacEug1 chromosome 6, mMacEug1.pri_v2, whole genome shotgun sequence includes the following:
- the SOD3 gene encoding extracellular superoxide dismutase [Cu-Zn]: protein MMLSALSATIILATCVSCVSVELDREESNLTRAEQINDIQKKVSDLWYRFVYVKPVTSGSDEHTVYATCQVKPSSTLEANKPQVTGQVLFKQLYPDGKMNVFFDLAGFPTDSRNASGRAIHIHKFGDLSNGCDATSGHYNPHGVVHPHHPGDFGNFPVKDGKIRRFRYNVSASLFGPYSVLGRAIVVHEQEDDLGKGGNKGSLEHGNAGKRLACCVIGICGPELWNRQGLDNAEQRKRRRESEGKSA, encoded by the coding sequence ATGATGCTTTCAGCCCTGAGTGCCACCATCATCCTGGCCACTTGTGTATCTTGTGTCTCAGTGGAGCTAGACCGGGAAGAGTCCAACTTGACAAGGGCAGAGCAGATCAATGACATCCAGAAAAAAGTCAGCGACCTCTGGTATAGGTTCGTCTATGTGAAACCGGTCACCTCAGGCAGTGATGAACACACTGTCTATGCCACCTGCCAGGTCAAGCCTTCTTCAACTTTGGAGGCCAATAAACCCCAAGTAACAGGGCAAGTTCTGTTTAAACAGCTCTACCCAGATGGGAAGATGAATGTCTTCTTTGATCTGGCTGGTTTTCCAACAGATTCAAGGAATGCCTCTGGCAGGGCTATTCACATCCACAAGTTTGGGGATCTCAGCAATGGTTGTGATGCAACCTCTGGTCACTATAACCCCCATGGGGTAGTCCACCCTCACCACCCAGGGGACTTTGGGAACTTCCCCGTGAAGGATGGCAAGATCAGAAGGTTCCGATACAACGTTTCAGCTTCTCTCTTTGGGCCCTACTCTGTCCTGGGCAGGGCCATTGTAGTTCACGAGCAAGAGGATGACCTTGGCAAAGGTGGCAACAAGGGGAGCCTGGAGCATGGCAATGCTGGGAAGCGTCTGGCCTGCTGTGTCATTGGCATCTGTGGGCCAGAGCTCTGGAACAGGCAGGGCTTGGACAATGctgaacagagaaagaggaggagggaaagtgaGGGCAAGAGTGCCTGA